The genomic segment TTCCGCGACGACCTGAGGGATCAGTCCGAAGGAATTCAGCGCCGCAAGCGCCAGGAAGCCAAGCACGAAGCCGGGCAGGATCGGCGGGCGTTTGCCCTCGGTTCCCTTATGCGCGCCGCTGGCCCGGATGATGAGCGACGCCCCCAGAACGACGGGTGCCAACATGGATACGCGGATCAGCTTGACCAGCGTGGCGGTCTCGCCAGTCTCAGGCCCGATCGAGAAGCCTGCGCCAACGACCTGCGCCACATCGTGAATGGTGCCGCCCAGGAACACGCCACCCGCGCGGGCGTCGAAACCCAGTTGCGCGGACAGCATCGGGTAGAGGACCATGGCGATGGTGGACAGAACGGTCACCGACAGGACCGTGAAGCTCAGATCGCGTTCAGCGCGGTCGTGGCGCGGCAGAATGGCCGCGATGGCCATGGCGGCCGATGCGCCGCAGATCGCGACCGACCCTGCGGTCAGCAGCGAAAAGCGCCAATCGCGGCCGGTGATCTTGCCAAGGATCAGGCCGAAGGCAATCGTGGCCAGAACGCCCCCGACGACAAGTGTGATCAACTGCGGGCCGAGCTGCGCCAGCATCTCGACCGAGATGCGCGCCCCCAGGAGCGCCACGCCGAAGCGCAGCACCGTGCGCGCCGTCATGGCGATGCCGGGCGCCGTGGCACTGCCGTCTTCGGCCAGGAAGTTCAACGCAAGCCCAAGCAGCAGCGCCATGAGCATCGCCGGTGCGCCATAGTGCTCGGACAGGAACTGGGCAGTCACGGCGATCAGCAGCGCCACGACAAAACCGGGGAAATAGCTGCGCACGGCAGCCGGGGAAGCCAGCAGGGCGGTCATGGAAGATCCAATCTGGTCAAGACGGGGTGTTGCCCGGCCCCGAGGTAGGGTGGAGGGGGGCCGGGCAGGTTCTGGGGGCGGATGGGCGCCGCCCCCAGTGGCTCAGAGCGCGCCTTTTTGCGCACGCATATCCGCGGGGTCGATGCCCGCCACAACGACCGGCTTCTTCATCGCGTCGCGGCGGAAGGGCTCGCCGAGTTCCTGGTTCAGGAGAACCTCGATGAAGGTCGTCTCTTTCGAGGTCATCTGACGATCAACCGCTTTACGCAGTTCCTCGGTCAGCTCCTCGGTCGAGCGCACCTGCACGCCATGCGCGCCACAGGCCCGTGCAATCCCGGCGTAGGTGGTGTCGCGGTCAAGCTCGGTGCCGACGAAGTTGTTGGCGTACCACAGCGTCGTGTTGCGCTTTTCCGCACCCCACTGGTAGTTGCGGAAGATCACCATGGTGATCGCCGGCCAGTCGTCGCGGCCGCAGGCGGTCATCTCGTTCATCGAGATGCCGAAAGCGCCGTCACCCGCGAAACCGATCACCGGGACATCCGGGCAGCCGATCTTGGCGCCGAGGATCGAGGGGAAGCCGTAACCGCAGGGACCAAAGAGGCCCGGAGCCAGGTATTTGCGGCCCTTTTCGAACGCCGGGTAGGCGTTGCCGATGGCGCAGTTGTTGCCGATATCCGACGAGATGATCGCATCTTCCGGGATCGCGGCCTGAATCGCGCGCCATGCCTGGCGGGGGCTCATGAGATCGGCGTCACGGGTGCGGGCGTCCTCGTTCCAGACGGTGCCCGGATCGTCCTGCTCATGATCGAGCGAGGTGAGTTCCTGCGCCCAACGCGACTTGGTCTGAGAGATCAGCTCGCGGCGTTCCTTGCGGCCTTCGTCGCCCGCGGTGCCCGACAGTTGCGCGAGGATACCGCGCGCCACCTTGGCCGCGTCGCCCTCGATCCCCACGGTGACCTTTTTTGTCAGCCCGATACGGTCGGCGTTGATATCGACCTGGATGATCTTGGCCTCTTTCGGCCAGTAGTCGATGCCATAGCCCGGCAGGGTCGAGAACGGGTTAAGACGCGTGCCCAGTGCCAGAACGACATCGGCCTTGGCGATCAGTTCCATCGCGGCCTTCGAGCCGTTGTAGCCGAGCGGGCCAACCGCCAGACGGTGCGAGCCGGGGAAGCTGTCGTTGTGCTGGTAGTTCGAGCACACCGGCGCATCCAGGCGTTCGGCCAGGTTCGCCAGATCGGTGATCGCACCCGAGAGCACAACGCCCGCGCCCGACAGGATCACGGGGAAGCGTGCCTCGGACAGCAGGCGCGCGGCTTCGGCCACGGCCTCTTCGCCACCGGCGGGCCGCTCGAACTTCACGATCTGAGGCAGATCGACGTCGATCACTTGGGTCCACATGTCACGCGGGATGTTGATCTGCGCCGGGGCCGAGCCGCGCAGGGCCTTCAGGATCACGCGGTTCAGCACTTCGGGGATACGCGATGCGTCGCGCACCTCTTCCTGATAGCAGACGCTGTCGGTGAACAGGCGCATCTGCTCCATCTCCTGGAAGCCGCCCTGGCCGATGGTCTTGTTGGCGGCCTGCGGGGTCACCAGCAGCATGGGCGTGTGGTTCCAGTAGGCGGTCTTCACGGCCGTCACGAAGCCGGTCACGCCGGGGCCGTTCTGCGCGATGGCCATCGCCATCTTGCCGGTGGCGCGGATGTAGCCATCGCACATCAGCCCGCCATTGGTTTCATGGGCGCAATCCCAGAACTTGATCCCTGCCTTCGGGAACAGGTCCGAGACCGGCATCATCGCCGAGCCGATGATCCCGAAAGCCTGGTCGATGCCATGCATCTGGAGGACTTTGATGAAGGCTTCTTCAGTGGTCATTTTCATGTGCGTTTCTCCTTGTTCACGCGGGCTCAGCCGCGCTCGTCCTGAAAGTGGTAAAGTTTGTAGAGGCCCCATTGGCCGAGGCGCCGGAACGGCGTTTTCCAGCCCTCGTGGGGCAGCTCGTCACGGAAGATCGGCAGTTGGGGGATGTCGGCGCCGCGGCCTGCGACCAGCTGCGCCATGCGCCGTCCGGCCTGAGCGGAGTACATCACACCGTTCCCGCCATAGCCCAAGGCATAGTAGGCATTGGGTACATCGGGCATCGCGGTGATGCGCGGCATCATGTCGTGGCTGACATCGACCCAACCCCACCAGCTGTAATCCAGCGGAATGCCGCGCAGCGCCGGGAACTTGCGTGCCAGCCCCTCGCGCAGGGCGGCGAGGTGGGCAGGATTGTCCGCATCGCGCCCGGTGATCGCCGCGCGCGAGCCGATCTGTACCCGGTTGTCGGGCAGCAGTCGGTAATAGTGGCGCAGCGTGCGCGTATCGGTCAGCGGTGAGGTCACCTTGAAGCCGCAGGCGGCCAACTCGGATGGCGTCAGAACCCGCGTCGTGATCGAGTTCGACATGATCGGCATGATCCGGTCGCGCAGACGGCGGTGCAGCCCGCGCGGCGCATAGCCAGCCGTCGCCACAGCAACGGCGCGGGCGCGAACGGTGCCGCCCGGCGTGCGCAGGTGGTGAACGCCGTTCTTGGTCTCCCACCCCTCGACGGGGCTGTCGACATGGACCTTGGCGCCCAGTTCGCGTGCGATGCGCAGATAGCCGAAGGCCAGCTTGGCGGCATGGATGCCGGTGCCGTCGGGCTCCCACATGGCGCCTTGGGCCTCCATGTCCTTGACGGCGCTCTCATGCAGTTCCTCACGGCTCAGCATACGTGCGCCGTAGCCGAAGGTTTCGCGCAGTAGGGCGGCTTCCTTGGTCAGCTTGGGCATCATCCAGGCCTTGTGGGCGATGTAGTAATGCCCGCCGTCCTGAGGTTGGCAGTCGATTGCATGGTCGCGGATCAGGCCGCGGAAGAGGTCGAAGGCCTCCGACACTTCGGCGTGCATGCCCTTGGCGACTTCAAGGCCCCAACGCTCGATCCACTGCGAGCGCTTGAGGCGCCCCGACGAGATCTGCGCCTGCCCGCCGTTGCGGGTCGAGCAACCATAGGCCACGCCGTTGGCTTCAAGCACATGGGCCTTGATGCCGAATTCCTTGGCCAGATGGATGGCGCAGCTCAGCCCGGTGTAGCCCGAGCCGATCACGACGACATCGACATCCATGTCCTGCGTCACCGGGCCGTCATCGGCTGGCGGGGTTCCGGCCGTTCCGATCCAGTAGGTCGGCGCATAGGCGCTGCCGTGACCGATCGAACGGTCGGTTACCGGGTCGTAGCTTGGGTTGTAGGGCGCGCTCGCGCGCCGTTGGGTGAAGGCATTCATTGCCGTAGGTCCTGCGCTTGAGGGAAGGGGGTTACTTGGGCTCGAGTACCGGCCGCTGCTTGCGGAACGCTTGCTTCATCACCAGCTGGCCGTCGCGGATGGTGAACAGATCGACGCCCTTGGCCTCGACCCGCCGCCCTTCGGCATCGGTGCCGCGGAAGGTCCATTCCGACACGCCGCGATCGCCACAGACGAAGTGCTGATGATCGGCCCATTCGGCGTCCGGCATCGCGGTCCAGACACCGACGAAGGCCTTGGCGATGGCGTCGCGGCCGACGATACGGGCGCCGAATTCCTCGGGGCCAGCGACCGTGGTGAACTCGCAATCATCGGCGAAATGGGTCATCACGGCGTCGATGTCGTGACGGTTGAAGGCGTCGAAGGTCGCCCGCAGGTCAGCTGCGGTGAGGGTCTTGGTCATGGTCTTATCCTTGTGGTTCAGTCTTCGGCGTAGGGCACGATCAGGGTCGGGATGCGCGATCGGCGCAGAACCCGCTTGGCGACCGTGCCAAGGAATGTGTGGGAAATTCCGTGGGCATGGCTGCCCATCAGGATCATGTCGGCGGGCAGGCTTTCAGCACGTTTCAGGATGGCCTCGGCGGCGAAGCCCTCGATCACTTCGATCTCGTCCACCCGCTCGCGCAGCGCCTTTTCGTCCGAGGGCATCCGCGCCCAGAAGGCTTCCTGGCGCTCGTTCAGCAGTTCGCGGGCATTCTCGAAGCGCCGGTTGAGGGCCTGTTCGCGTGCCAGCGGGTCATTGATGAAGAAGTGCAGCGTGACCCGCGCATCCTCGCTCATCGGCTCGACCACGTGCAGGATATGCAGCCGCGCATCGAGCGCCTTTGCCAGGCAGACCGCGTAGCGGAAGGCATAGACCGAGGTGTTCGACAGGTCGGTCGCGTAGAGGATCGTCTTGATCTCTTTGAGCATTCTATCCTCCCTCAGTAGCCGACGACGCGCGGCAGCCAGAGTGCGATTTGCGGGAAGCAGGCGATGATGTAGATCGCGACAGCTCCGGTGATGGCGAAGGGCAGGGCCCGCAGCGAGATCTCCTCCATCGACACGTTCGAGATGCCCGAGGCGATGAACAGGTTCTCGCCCAGTGGCGGGGTCTGGAACCCGATCGAGAGGGTGCAGATCATCACGATGCCGAAGTGGATCGGGTCGATCCCCATCTGGTAGGCCACCGGCAACATCACCGGCACGAGGATCATGATCGCGGCCAGCGTCTCCATGAACATGCCCACGATCAAGAGCAGCGCGATCACGAGGATCCAGATCACGTAGAGGCTGTCGGTCAGCGACAACATGCCCTTGGCGATGACGGCGGGCACACCGTTCTCGACCAGGATGCGGCCGAAGATGGTGGCGGTGAACAGCACCAGCAGCACGCGCCCCGCCAGCCAGGTTGTCGTCTCAAGAGCGGCAACCATCTGGCGCAGGTTCAACTCGCGATAGATCACCACCCCCACGAAGAGCGTGTAGAAGATCGCCACGATCGCCGCCTCGGTCGGGGTGAACATGCCGGTATAGATCCCGCCCAGGATGACCACCGGGGCCATGATCGCCCAAAAGCCCTTGTAGCTCGCATGCAGGATCTTCGAGAGCGACAGCGGCTCGGCCGAACCCCGATAGCCAGCAGCGCGGCAGCGGATGTAGTTGTTCGCCAGCAGCATCCCCGCCATCAGGCAGCCGGGGAAGAAGCCCGCGATGAAGAGTTTCGAGATCGAGACACTCTGGAAGGTGCCGAACTTCTCGACGGCCTCGGCGGGCGGCTGAAGGCCCATGGCCGAGATGCCGAAGATGACCATCGGGATCGAGGGCGGAATGATGATGCCCAGACCACCCGACGCCGCCGTCACCGAGGCCGCATAGCCCCGCGCATATCCGGCCCGTGCCATCGCCGGGATCATCAGCATCCCCACGGCCGCGGTCGTCGCCGGGCCGGAACCCGAGATCGCACCGAAGAACAGGCAGGCCAGGACCGTCGCGGCCGAGATGCCGCCGGTGAAGGGTCCGGCCATGGTCTCGGCCACCGCAATCAGGCGCCGCGACAGGCCGGCGGCCTCCATCAGCGCCCCCGCAAGGATGAAGGAGGGCAGTGCCATCAGGGGGAAAGAGCCGACCGACGACCACGAGATTTGGACCATCTTGATCGGGTTGTCGCCCAGATACCACATCGCGGCCAGCGCAGAGCAACCAAGTGCCACGGTGATCGGCGCGCCCACCACCATCAGGAAGGCAAAGGTGCCAAAGAGAATTTCTACCAGGTAGCCGTCCATTACGCGCGACCTCCCTCGGTGGTGTCGCCCATGCCGTCGATCTCGACCTTGTCGGGATCGCGCGGGTCCTTGCCGAGCACCAGTTTCATGTAATTCACCTGCAGGATGCGCAGCGTCATCAGCGCGAAGGCAATCGGCAGCACGAGGTAGACCCACCGCATCTGCCAACCCAGGGTCTGGGCCTTCACGAAGGGCTTGAGCAACGAGATGAAGGTGATCGACTGCCAGATGAACACGGCGTTGAAGCCGATCCAGAACAGGTCGCCGAATGCCTCGATCAGGCGCGCGCGGCGGCGGTCCATGCGATTGAGGTGGAACGAGATCCGGTTATGCGCCGCCATCCGGGCTGCGTAGCTTGCACCGAAATAGGCAAACCAGACGAAGAGGATGACCGACAGCTCCTCGATCCAGGTGATCGAGCTGCCAAACATCTGCCGCGAGACGATCTGCACGAAGAGCAGACCGACGAATACCGCCAGCAGCACCTGGCATATGTAGCTTTCGAGCTTGTCGAGATGACGCCAGAACGAAGTCATGTGAGCACCTGCTTGGGGACAAGGTCGGGGCCGGCAGGGCCGGCCCCGTGCCGATCACTCGACCGTCGGGCGGCCAAGGGCGGTCAGGACGCCGTTGAGCACCTCTTTGCCGCCAATCGTGTCGTAGAACTTCGGCCAGACCTTCGCAGTGGCGAGGTCGATGAACTCCTGCTCGCCATCGGCCGGATCGGAAATCTCCATGCCACGCGCGGCAAGCTCGGACTTGATCTTGGCTTCTTCGGCACGCAGGAATGCGCCCGAGGCCAGCGTCGCCTCGTGACCCGCGTCCAGAACCTGCTGCTGTTCCTCGGCCGAGAGCGACTGGAACAGGCTTTCCGAGACGATCAGCGGCTCGATCGAGAAGATGTAGCGGATGTTGGTGACGTATTTCTGCACCTCGTCGAACTTCATCGCGTAAACGGTCATGTAGGGGTTGTCCTGACCGTCCACGACCTTTTGCTGAAGCGCGGCAAAGGTCTCGCCCCAGGCCATGGGCGTGGGGTTGATGCCCCAGGACTTGTAGGTCTCGATCATGATCTCGTTCTTGGGCACGCGGACCACGAGGTCTTGCAGGTCGGCGACCGTGGTCACCGGGTGCTTCGAGTTGGTCAGGACGCGAAAGCCCGAGTAGGCCCAGCCGATGATGCGCACGCCGGCGTCTTCGACGGTCTTGTCGACCATTTGCTGGCCGATTTCGCCCTGGGTGATGTTCTCGGCGTCCTCAAGCGACAGGATCACATAGGGCAGGGTCAGCGTGCCGACCGAGGGCGAGAAGGGGGTGATGTTGTTGATCGCGAGGATCGAGAAATCGAGGGTGCCGGTCGCGGCGGCGGAAACGGTATCCTGCTCGTCGCCGAGCTGACCGTTCAGGAAGAGCTTTGCGGTATGGGCGCCGCCGGTCTTCGCTTCGAGTGCTTCGACAAAGGCAAGGCCGAGTGCCTCTTGCGTACCGCCCGCGCCATCGCCTACTGCGACGCGAAACTCTTTGGCGGATACAGGCAGTGCGGTGGTTGCCAGCAATGCGGCAACCATGGCGCCCTTAAGCGCCTTGAACGTCATTTTCATTGTGTAGCTCCCTGAGTGCGGCCGATTCTTCGGCTCGGCCTTGCGACACATTGTCACCACGGTGTGACTGGGGTTATATCCAGTTCAGACTACTCTTAAGTCCAGAATGAGGGCGTGCTGTCATGAGCGAGAATCTGGTCGGTCGGCTCTCTGCCGAGATGTTTTTCATTGATCGTCAGGACCGGCGCAGCCTGCAGATGCAGCTTACCAGTTCGATCGTCTCGACCATTCTCGAGGCAAGGACATTGCCCGGAACGCGTATGCCATCGACCCGGCAACTAGCTGAACATCTTGGGATTTCTCGTCTGACCGTCACGCTGGTCTATCAGGATCTTGTCGCGCAGGGGTATCTTGAAAGCGCGCCGCGATCTGGTTTTGCGGTCTCGCAGAAAGTGCCGCATCGGCGGATCGGCCGGGAGGATGCGCTGAGCTTTTCACAGCCCGTCGATTGGGGCCGTTGGCTCAAACAGGATCTGACGGCGCGGCGGCGCATTTCCAAACCGCTCGACTGGCGGAGCTATCCATATCCCTTCCTCTATGGTCAGGCCGACCCCACGCTGTTCGATCACGCCGCGTGGCGGGACTGTGCCCGCCGGGCGCTTGGTGCGCGTGAGTTCACCGATCTTGCCGATGAACGCATGGCTGTCGATGACCCCGTGCTGGTGGACTTCATCTGCCGTAACACGCTGCCGCGCCGGGGTATTCGTGCGCGACCGGAAGAAGTTCTGATCACGCTTGGCGCGCAAAACGGGATCTGGCTGGCGGTTCAGCTTTTGGCGCGCAAGGATCGGGTCGCGGTGATGGAAGATCCGGGCTTTCCCGATTTCGCGGCGACCTTTCAATTTGCGCAGATGCCGATCCACTATGTGCCCTGCACCGAAGAGGGGCTCGAGCCCGCGTCCTTGCCACCTGATACCGGGCTTGTCGCTGTGACGCCGAGCCACTCGATCCCGACCGGTGCCACGATGCCGATCCAGAAGCGCCGCGAGCTTCTGACGATGGCGGACAAGAACGATTTCCTGATCATCGAGGACGACTACGAATTCGAGATGAGCTTTCTTGAGCCGCCGTCTCCGGCGCTCAAATCCCTCGATGGTGGGGGCAGGGTGATCTATATCGGCAGCTTTTCGAAGGCGCTTTTTCCGGGGCTGCGCATTGGGTATGTTGTGGGGCCAGCGCCGTTTATCGAACAGGCGCGGGCGCTGCGCGCGATGATGTTGCGGCACGCGCCGGGGCACATGCAGCGCGTCACCGGATATTTCCTCGCGCTCGGCCATTACGACGCCCATATCGTGCGTCTGCGGGAGGCGTTTCGGCATCGGCGCGAGACACTGACGCAGGCACTGGAGAGAACCCCGTTTCGAATTGCCGGCGCCGCGCGGCATGGCGGCTCTAGCCTCTGGATCGAAGCCCCCAAAGAAGTGGAGTCGGCGCGTTTTGCGGAGATGCTGGCAACGCGTGGGGTGCTTATCGAGCATGGGCGCCCCTTCTTCGCCAATCC from the Rhodobacter xanthinilyticus genome contains:
- a CDS encoding YeiH family protein; amino-acid sequence: MTALLASPAAVRSYFPGFVVALLIAVTAQFLSEHYGAPAMLMALLLGLALNFLAEDGSATAPGIAMTARTVLRFGVALLGARISVEMLAQLGPQLITLVVGGVLATIAFGLILGKITGRDWRFSLLTAGSVAICGASAAMAIAAILPRHDRAERDLSFTVLSVTVLSTIAMVLYPMLSAQLGFDARAGGVFLGGTIHDVAQVVGAGFSIGPETGETATLVKLIRVSMLAPVVLGASLIIRASGAHKGTEGKRPPILPGFVLGFLALAALNSFGLIPQVVAEAANVVSRWALLTAIAAVGVKTSLAKVLSVGTGAIATIVAQTVFIGAFVLIGLRFLG
- the xsc gene encoding sulfoacetaldehyde acetyltransferase, whose product is MKMTTEEAFIKVLQMHGIDQAFGIIGSAMMPVSDLFPKAGIKFWDCAHETNGGLMCDGYIRATGKMAMAIAQNGPGVTGFVTAVKTAYWNHTPMLLVTPQAANKTIGQGGFQEMEQMRLFTDSVCYQEEVRDASRIPEVLNRVILKALRGSAPAQINIPRDMWTQVIDVDLPQIVKFERPAGGEEAVAEAARLLSEARFPVILSGAGVVLSGAITDLANLAERLDAPVCSNYQHNDSFPGSHRLAVGPLGYNGSKAAMELIAKADVVLALGTRLNPFSTLPGYGIDYWPKEAKIIQVDINADRIGLTKKVTVGIEGDAAKVARGILAQLSGTAGDEGRKERRELISQTKSRWAQELTSLDHEQDDPGTVWNEDARTRDADLMSPRQAWRAIQAAIPEDAIISSDIGNNCAIGNAYPAFEKGRKYLAPGLFGPCGYGFPSILGAKIGCPDVPVIGFAGDGAFGISMNEMTACGRDDWPAITMVIFRNYQWGAEKRNTTLWYANNFVGTELDRDTTYAGIARACGAHGVQVRSTEELTEELRKAVDRQMTSKETTFIEVLLNQELGEPFRRDAMKKPVVVAGIDPADMRAQKGAL
- a CDS encoding NAD(P)/FAD-dependent oxidoreductase; this translates as MNAFTQRRASAPYNPSYDPVTDRSIGHGSAYAPTYWIGTAGTPPADDGPVTQDMDVDVVVIGSGYTGLSCAIHLAKEFGIKAHVLEANGVAYGCSTRNGGQAQISSGRLKRSQWIERWGLEVAKGMHAEVSEAFDLFRGLIRDHAIDCQPQDGGHYYIAHKAWMMPKLTKEAALLRETFGYGARMLSREELHESAVKDMEAQGAMWEPDGTGIHAAKLAFGYLRIARELGAKVHVDSPVEGWETKNGVHHLRTPGGTVRARAVAVATAGYAPRGLHRRLRDRIMPIMSNSITTRVLTPSELAACGFKVTSPLTDTRTLRHYYRLLPDNRVQIGSRAAITGRDADNPAHLAALREGLARKFPALRGIPLDYSWWGWVDVSHDMMPRITAMPDVPNAYYALGYGGNGVMYSAQAGRRMAQLVAGRGADIPQLPIFRDELPHEGWKTPFRRLGQWGLYKLYHFQDERG
- a CDS encoding nuclear transport factor 2 family protein — translated: MTKTLTAADLRATFDAFNRHDIDAVMTHFADDCEFTTVAGPEEFGARIVGRDAIAKAFVGVWTAMPDAEWADHQHFVCGDRGVSEWTFRGTDAEGRRVEAKGVDLFTIRDGQLVMKQAFRKQRPVLEPK
- a CDS encoding universal stress protein; this encodes MLKEIKTILYATDLSNTSVYAFRYAVCLAKALDARLHILHVVEPMSEDARVTLHFFINDPLAREQALNRRFENARELLNERQEAFWARMPSDEKALRERVDEIEVIEGFAAEAILKRAESLPADMILMGSHAHGISHTFLGTVAKRVLRRSRIPTLIVPYAED
- a CDS encoding TRAP transporter large permease gives rise to the protein MDGYLVEILFGTFAFLMVVGAPITVALGCSALAAMWYLGDNPIKMVQISWSSVGSFPLMALPSFILAGALMEAAGLSRRLIAVAETMAGPFTGGISAATVLACLFFGAISGSGPATTAAVGMLMIPAMARAGYARGYAASVTAASGGLGIIIPPSIPMVIFGISAMGLQPPAEAVEKFGTFQSVSISKLFIAGFFPGCLMAGMLLANNYIRCRAAGYRGSAEPLSLSKILHASYKGFWAIMAPVVILGGIYTGMFTPTEAAIVAIFYTLFVGVVIYRELNLRQMVAALETTTWLAGRVLLVLFTATIFGRILVENGVPAVIAKGMLSLTDSLYVIWILVIALLLIVGMFMETLAAIMILVPVMLPVAYQMGIDPIHFGIVMICTLSIGFQTPPLGENLFIASGISNVSMEEISLRALPFAITGAVAIYIIACFPQIALWLPRVVGY
- a CDS encoding TRAP transporter small permease, which gives rise to MTSFWRHLDKLESYICQVLLAVFVGLLFVQIVSRQMFGSSITWIEELSVILFVWFAYFGASYAARMAAHNRISFHLNRMDRRRARLIEAFGDLFWIGFNAVFIWQSITFISLLKPFVKAQTLGWQMRWVYLVLPIAFALMTLRILQVNYMKLVLGKDPRDPDKVEIDGMGDTTEGGRA
- a CDS encoding TRAP transporter substrate-binding protein; translated protein: MTFKALKGAMVAALLATTALPVSAKEFRVAVGDGAGGTQEALGLAFVEALEAKTGGAHTAKLFLNGQLGDEQDTVSAAATGTLDFSILAINNITPFSPSVGTLTLPYVILSLEDAENITQGEIGQQMVDKTVEDAGVRIIGWAYSGFRVLTNSKHPVTTVADLQDLVVRVPKNEIMIETYKSWGINPTPMAWGETFAALQQKVVDGQDNPYMTVYAMKFDEVQKYVTNIRYIFSIEPLIVSESLFQSLSAEEQQQVLDAGHEATLASGAFLRAEEAKIKSELAARGMEISDPADGEQEFIDLATAKVWPKFYDTIGGKEVLNGVLTALGRPTVE
- the pdxR gene encoding MocR-like pyridoxine biosynthesis transcription factor PdxR — translated: MSENLVGRLSAEMFFIDRQDRRSLQMQLTSSIVSTILEARTLPGTRMPSTRQLAEHLGISRLTVTLVYQDLVAQGYLESAPRSGFAVSQKVPHRRIGREDALSFSQPVDWGRWLKQDLTARRRISKPLDWRSYPYPFLYGQADPTLFDHAAWRDCARRALGAREFTDLADERMAVDDPVLVDFICRNTLPRRGIRARPEEVLITLGAQNGIWLAVQLLARKDRVAVMEDPGFPDFAATFQFAQMPIHYVPCTEEGLEPASLPPDTGLVAVTPSHSIPTGATMPIQKRRELLTMADKNDFLIIEDDYEFEMSFLEPPSPALKSLDGGGRVIYIGSFSKALFPGLRIGYVVGPAPFIEQARALRAMMLRHAPGHMQRVTGYFLALGHYDAHIVRLREAFRHRRETLTQALERTPFRIAGAARHGGSSLWIEAPKEVESARFAEMLATRGVLIEHGRPFFANPPNPCPFFRLGYSSIAEEKIEAGVKIMDQMLKS